The Nakamurella deserti genome contains a region encoding:
- a CDS encoding oxidoreductase: protein MTSLWPDLTAGPGVAAAVEEARDALSALALHPTNRRGWPTSAAAAGIRAARASAAMDGGDPALDSEGTAVADPVLAGAIRCSAAVGALAPVFGRAPLQALARLHTLAAADLADPAALGRPVSDPEVAARLAGVAAMVAGSGWPAPVLVSVVHAEIAAIRPFGEANGVVARAAARLAMVHSWLDPHALGVPEVAYLRSGARYEELLDGYRHRAPGALDAWLVFTCEALVAGAREGRSIAETQRG from the coding sequence GTGACCTCCCTCTGGCCCGATCTCACCGCCGGACCGGGTGTCGCCGCCGCCGTCGAAGAGGCCCGCGACGCGCTCTCGGCCCTGGCACTGCACCCCACCAACCGCCGGGGATGGCCGACCTCGGCCGCGGCGGCGGGCATCCGGGCGGCGCGCGCGTCGGCGGCCATGGACGGCGGTGACCCCGCGCTGGACTCCGAGGGGACGGCCGTCGCCGACCCGGTGCTGGCCGGGGCCATCCGCTGCTCGGCGGCGGTCGGGGCGCTCGCCCCGGTGTTCGGGCGGGCCCCGTTGCAGGCGCTGGCCCGGCTGCACACCCTGGCCGCCGCCGACCTCGCCGACCCCGCGGCGCTCGGCCGGCCGGTGTCCGATCCGGAGGTCGCGGCGCGGCTGGCCGGGGTGGCGGCAATGGTGGCGGGCTCCGGCTGGCCGGCGCCGGTCCTGGTGTCCGTGGTGCATGCCGAGATCGCCGCGATCCGCCCGTTCGGCGAGGCCAACGGCGTGGTCGCCCGGGCGGCCGCCCGACTGGCCATGGTGCACAGCTGGCTGGATCCGCACGCCCTCGGCGTGCCGGAGGTGGCCTACCTGCGCAGCGGTGCCCGCTACGAGGAACTGCTCGACGGCTACCGTCACCGGGCCCCCGGAGCCTTGGACGCCTGGCTCGTCTTCACCTGCGAGGCGTTGGTGGCCGGCGCACGGGAGGGGCGGTCGATCGCCGAGACCCAGCGGGGCTGA
- the acs gene encoding acetate--CoA ligase, whose amino-acid sequence MSEAPKSEVPTQTHTLDNLLAEDRTFPPSAEFAAQANLGEEAYARAAADPDAFWTEQARRLTWSTPFTEVLDWSDAPHARWFADGQLNVAYNCVDRHVEAGNGDRVAIHWEGEPGDTRTITYADLQREVSKTANALAGMGLTTGDRVAIYLPMIPEAVFSMLACARLGLTHTVIFGGFSAEAIRSRVADSEAKLVITADGQYRRGTPVSLKEAVDNAVGTDDSPVQNVLVVRRTGIDITWTDKDLWWHEVVDTQADTHEAQPFPAEQTLFLLYTSGTTGKPKGILHTSGGYLTMAAYTHHAVFDLKPETDVYWCTADIGWVTGHSYIVYGPLANGATQVIYEGTPNTPHEGRHWEIVDKYGVTIYYTAPTLIRTFMRWGADIPARYSLESLRVLGSVGEPINPEAWMWYRLNVGHDRTPIVDTWWQTETGAIMISPLPGVTAAKPGSAMGPLPGISAKVVNDEGVPVGNGEGGYLVVDRPWPSMLRTIWGDDQRFKDTYWSRFAAQGYYFAGDGAKYDDDGALWVLGRVDDVMNVSGHRISTTEVESALVSHPSVAESAVVGATDAMTGQGIVAFVILRGIPVPERESDEEKSLITALRNHVATQIGPIAKPRQILLVPELPKTRSGKIMRRLLRDVAEGRELGDVTTLQDSAIMGLINSGLAKPSS is encoded by the coding sequence GTGTCCGAGGCACCGAAGTCCGAGGTTCCCACCCAGACCCACACCCTGGACAACCTGCTGGCGGAGGACCGGACGTTCCCGCCCAGCGCCGAGTTCGCCGCACAGGCGAACCTGGGCGAGGAGGCCTACGCGCGAGCGGCCGCCGACCCCGACGCGTTCTGGACGGAGCAGGCCCGGCGGTTGACCTGGTCCACCCCCTTCACCGAGGTGCTGGACTGGTCCGACGCCCCGCACGCCAGGTGGTTCGCCGACGGGCAGCTCAACGTCGCCTACAACTGCGTGGACCGGCACGTCGAGGCCGGCAACGGCGACCGGGTCGCCATCCACTGGGAGGGCGAGCCCGGCGACACCCGCACCATCACCTACGCCGACCTGCAGCGCGAGGTCAGCAAGACGGCCAACGCGCTGGCCGGGATGGGCCTCACCACCGGGGACCGCGTCGCGATCTACCTGCCGATGATCCCCGAGGCCGTGTTCTCCATGCTCGCCTGCGCACGCCTGGGCCTGACCCACACGGTCATCTTCGGCGGGTTCTCGGCCGAGGCGATCCGCTCCCGCGTAGCCGACAGCGAGGCGAAGCTGGTCATCACCGCCGACGGCCAGTACCGCCGCGGCACGCCGGTGTCTCTGAAAGAGGCTGTCGACAACGCCGTCGGCACGGACGACTCGCCCGTCCAAAACGTGCTGGTGGTCCGCCGCACCGGGATCGACATCACCTGGACCGACAAGGACCTGTGGTGGCACGAGGTGGTCGACACCCAGGCCGACACCCACGAAGCCCAGCCGTTCCCGGCCGAGCAGACGCTCTTCCTGCTCTACACCTCCGGCACCACGGGTAAGCCCAAGGGCATCCTGCACACCTCCGGCGGCTACCTGACGATGGCGGCCTACACCCATCATGCGGTGTTCGACCTCAAGCCCGAGACCGACGTCTACTGGTGCACCGCCGACATCGGCTGGGTGACCGGGCACTCCTACATCGTCTACGGGCCGCTGGCCAACGGCGCCACCCAGGTCATCTACGAAGGCACCCCGAACACCCCGCACGAGGGCCGGCACTGGGAGATCGTCGACAAGTACGGCGTGACCATCTACTACACGGCCCCCACACTGATCCGCACCTTCATGCGCTGGGGTGCCGACATCCCGGCGCGGTACTCGCTCGAGTCGTTGCGGGTACTGGGGTCGGTCGGCGAACCCATCAACCCCGAGGCGTGGATGTGGTACCGGCTGAACGTCGGGCACGACCGCACCCCGATCGTCGACACCTGGTGGCAGACCGAGACCGGCGCGATCATGATCTCGCCGCTACCCGGGGTGACCGCCGCGAAGCCGGGCTCGGCGATGGGCCCGCTGCCCGGGATCAGCGCCAAGGTCGTGAACGACGAAGGCGTCCCCGTCGGCAACGGCGAGGGCGGCTACCTCGTCGTGGACCGCCCGTGGCCATCGATGCTGCGCACCATCTGGGGCGACGACCAGCGGTTCAAGGACACGTACTGGTCGCGGTTCGCCGCGCAGGGCTACTACTTCGCCGGCGACGGCGCCAAGTACGACGACGACGGCGCGCTCTGGGTGCTGGGTCGCGTGGACGACGTGATGAACGTGTCCGGGCACCGCATCTCGACCACCGAGGTCGAGTCCGCGCTGGTGTCGCATCCGTCGGTGGCCGAATCCGCGGTGGTCGGCGCGACCGACGCCATGACGGGTCAGGGCATCGTGGCCTTCGTCATCCTCCGCGGCATACCGGTACCCGAGCGGGAGTCCGACGAGGAGAAGTCGCTGATCACCGCGCTGCGCAACCACGTCGCGACCCAGATCGGGCCGATCGCCAAACCCCGGCAGATCCTGCTGGTGCCGGAGCTGCCCAAGACCCGCTCCGGCAAGATCATGCGGCGATTGCTCCGCGACGTGGCCGAGGGCCGCGAACTCGGGGACGTCACCACGCTGCAGGACTCCGCCATCATGGGCCTGATCAACAGCGGGCTGGCCAAGCCGTCGTCCTGA
- a CDS encoding phage holin family protein produces MTYPGSNPGQARGTGYVRPSIPLTPEQDVDRSESIGTLVKDATAQVSTLVRAEIELAKLEIVSSAKQGAVGAVFFVVAGVIGLFSLFFFWFMVGEILDLWLPRSLSFAIVFIVMVILAGLFVLIGLRKVKKIRKPEKTIQSLQDTATTLKRAASHPDVPTKA; encoded by the coding sequence GTGACCTACCCAGGGAGCAACCCCGGCCAAGCCCGCGGCACCGGCTACGTCCGGCCGTCGATCCCGCTCACCCCGGAGCAGGACGTGGACCGCTCGGAGTCCATCGGCACGCTGGTCAAGGACGCCACCGCACAGGTGTCGACCCTCGTCCGCGCCGAGATCGAGCTGGCCAAGCTGGAGATCGTGTCGTCGGCGAAGCAGGGCGCCGTCGGGGCCGTGTTCTTCGTCGTCGCCGGCGTCATCGGGCTGTTCTCGCTGTTCTTCTTCTGGTTCATGGTCGGCGAGATCCTCGACCTGTGGCTGCCGCGGTCGCTGTCGTTCGCGATCGTCTTCATCGTGATGGTGATCCTGGCCGGCCTGTTCGTGCTGATCGGATTGCGCAAGGTCAAGAAGATCCGCAAGCCCGAAAAGACCATCCAGTCGCTGCAGGACACCGCGACCACGCTGAAGAGGGCCGCGTCCCACCCGGACGTCCCCACCAAGGCGTGA
- a CDS encoding alpha/beta fold hydrolase: MSAPQRSVAAPDPSAVRYPGPWRHIDVSANGVRFHAAEAGSGPLVVFLHGFGQFWWSWRHQLEHLPQLGYRAVAVDVRGYGDSDKPPRGYDAFTLAGDTSGLIRALGEPSAVVVGTGLGGLTAFNTAAVRPQQVRAVVAVNAAHPMSLARMRRSRRAGGYRRLLARARWPWWPERRLAAGNGAGLERVVRQGAGRAWLASADYDDTIGRMRDAITIPGVSHAALEHLRWIARSPWRSDGLRHREALLRHPVTAPVLHIGGEGDRVIPLAMLSEAAQYCSGGYLRHVISGVGHYAAEESPARVTELVADFLQGLDQH, translated from the coding sequence GTGAGCGCACCTCAGCGCTCCGTCGCCGCGCCCGACCCGTCCGCCGTCCGCTACCCCGGACCCTGGCGGCACATCGACGTCAGTGCCAACGGGGTCCGATTCCACGCGGCCGAGGCCGGCTCGGGCCCGCTCGTCGTTTTCCTGCACGGCTTCGGGCAGTTCTGGTGGTCGTGGCGGCACCAGTTGGAGCACCTCCCCCAGCTGGGCTACCGCGCGGTCGCGGTCGACGTGCGGGGATACGGCGACTCGGACAAGCCGCCCCGCGGCTACGACGCCTTCACGCTGGCCGGCGACACCTCCGGCCTGATCCGTGCCCTCGGTGAACCCAGTGCCGTCGTCGTCGGCACCGGGTTGGGTGGTCTCACCGCCTTCAACACCGCCGCGGTCCGCCCGCAGCAGGTCCGGGCCGTCGTGGCGGTCAATGCCGCCCATCCGATGTCGCTGGCCCGGATGCGCCGGTCGCGCCGCGCCGGCGGCTACCGCCGCCTGCTGGCCCGGGCGCGCTGGCCGTGGTGGCCGGAGCGCCGGCTGGCCGCCGGGAACGGCGCCGGCCTCGAACGGGTCGTGCGGCAGGGGGCGGGCCGGGCGTGGCTCGCCTCGGCCGACTACGACGACACCATCGGCCGGATGCGCGACGCGATCACCATCCCCGGGGTCAGCCATGCCGCCCTCGAACACCTCCGATGGATCGCCCGGTCACCGTGGCGTTCCGACGGCCTGCGCCACCGGGAGGCCCTCCTGCGGCACCCGGTCACCGCCCCGGTGCTGCACATCGGCGGTGAGGGCGATCGGGTGATCCCGCTGGCCATGCTGTCGGAAGCGGCGCAGTACTGCTCGGGTGGGTACCTGCGGCACGTCATCAGCGGTGTCGGGCACTACGCCGCCGAGGAGTCCCCGGCCCGGGTGACCGAGCTGGTGGCCGACTTCCTGCAGGGCCTCGACCAGCACTGA
- a CDS encoding MarP family serine protease: protein MTFFDVILVLIVVAGGVAGFRQGLLAAAYSLLGAVACALGALALAPVVVRDLDSGLARTAASMAILVVGVLIGEFIGGWAGRTLSEQITWTPAKAVDRTLGMAGQAVAVLALAWIVALPLASAPVPWLSSAIRNSTVLGAVDRVAPDGSQGITDQLRALLNSTGFPDILGPLGATPIVDVPAPDDALVADPVVAAAAPSVLKVRAVSQSCGQGSSGTGFVIGPDHVLTNAHVVGGASTVGVEVGGTLEPATVVAYDSEQDTAVLYVPGLNLPALVFDARAAAPQSDAIVLGYPLGGPFTVSAGRVRSVTELTGPDIYQSTTVRREVYLLRALVQPGNSGGPVLDADGEVIGVVFGAAIDDAETGFALTAAEVADTVAAGLTDTTEAATGACALD, encoded by the coding sequence ATGACCTTCTTCGACGTCATCCTCGTCCTGATCGTCGTCGCCGGCGGGGTCGCGGGCTTCCGTCAGGGCCTGCTGGCCGCCGCCTACTCGCTGCTGGGCGCGGTGGCCTGCGCACTCGGTGCCCTGGCGTTGGCGCCGGTGGTCGTGCGCGACCTCGACTCCGGGCTGGCCCGGACGGCCGCGTCGATGGCCATCCTCGTCGTCGGGGTGCTGATCGGGGAGTTCATCGGCGGCTGGGCCGGCCGCACGTTGTCGGAGCAGATCACCTGGACCCCGGCGAAGGCCGTCGACCGCACCCTCGGGATGGCCGGCCAGGCCGTCGCCGTGCTCGCGCTGGCTTGGATCGTGGCGCTGCCGCTGGCGTCCGCACCGGTGCCGTGGCTCAGCTCGGCGATCCGCAACTCCACCGTGCTGGGCGCCGTCGACCGGGTCGCCCCCGACGGATCCCAGGGCATCACCGATCAGCTGCGGGCACTGCTCAATTCCACGGGATTCCCGGACATCCTGGGTCCACTGGGGGCGACACCCATCGTGGACGTGCCCGCTCCCGACGACGCGCTGGTCGCCGACCCGGTGGTCGCGGCGGCCGCTCCATCGGTGCTGAAGGTGCGGGCCGTGTCCCAGTCGTGCGGCCAGGGATCCAGCGGCACCGGATTCGTCATCGGGCCCGATCACGTCCTCACCAACGCGCACGTGGTCGGAGGTGCCTCGACGGTCGGGGTGGAGGTCGGCGGGACGCTGGAGCCGGCCACCGTGGTGGCCTACGACTCCGAGCAGGACACCGCGGTGCTGTACGTGCCGGGGCTGAACCTCCCGGCGCTGGTCTTCGACGCCCGGGCGGCGGCGCCCCAGTCGGACGCGATCGTGCTCGGGTACCCGCTCGGTGGGCCGTTCACGGTCAGCGCCGGCCGGGTCCGGTCGGTCACCGAGCTGACCGGACCGGACATCTACCAGAGCACTACGGTGCGTCGCGAGGTGTACCTGCTGCGCGCGCTCGTGCAGCCCGGCAACTCCGGCGGCCCGGTCCTCGATGCCGACGGGGAGGTCATCGGGGTCGTCTTCGGCGCCGCGATCGACGACGCCGAGACCGGGTTCGCGCTCACCGCGGCCGAGGTGGCGGACACCGTCGCCGCCGGACTGACCGACACGACGGAAGCCGCGACAGGCGCCTGCGCACTGGACTGA
- a CDS encoding NUDIX hydrolase, which produces MTVPAGDPLVPGVAAAQPREAGPTAGSGAATDAGTAAAQAPVASPEPEVAVEPPDALLDPAAVPLVGDDEVPHWLRPMIRRSLGGQLPGMLDRGARHQQGGNRQSAVLMLLSEGTTGSSGPDILLTQRAATLRTHAGQPAFPGGAIDVGEDAVAAALREGHEETGLDPASVTPLVLMPRLYLPRSEFIVHPVLAYWHTPGPVAPVDPAETALVARVPIAELADPANRVRGSWGTFVGPAFDVAGMLVWGFTAAIVDALLDLGGWTVPWEFPHTRTIDLSRR; this is translated from the coding sequence ATGACGGTGCCCGCCGGGGATCCGCTGGTCCCGGGTGTTGCCGCGGCGCAGCCGCGGGAGGCGGGCCCGACTGCCGGCTCCGGCGCGGCAACAGATGCCGGTACGGCTGCGGCGCAGGCACCGGTCGCGTCCCCCGAGCCCGAGGTGGCGGTGGAGCCGCCGGACGCCCTCCTCGACCCGGCCGCCGTCCCGCTGGTGGGCGACGACGAGGTGCCGCACTGGCTGCGGCCGATGATCCGCCGCAGCCTCGGCGGCCAGCTGCCCGGCATGCTGGACCGCGGCGCCCGGCACCAGCAGGGCGGCAACCGTCAGTCCGCGGTCCTGATGCTGCTGTCCGAAGGCACCACCGGGAGTTCGGGTCCGGACATCCTCCTCACCCAGCGCGCGGCGACCCTGCGCACCCACGCGGGGCAGCCCGCGTTCCCGGGCGGCGCCATCGACGTCGGCGAGGACGCGGTCGCGGCCGCCCTGCGCGAGGGGCACGAGGAGACCGGCCTGGACCCGGCGTCGGTCACCCCGTTGGTGCTGATGCCGAGGTTGTACCTGCCGCGTTCGGAGTTCATCGTCCATCCGGTGCTGGCCTACTGGCACACCCCCGGGCCGGTCGCGCCGGTCGATCCGGCCGAAACGGCGCTGGTGGCCCGGGTGCCGATCGCCGAACTCGCCGACCCGGCGAACCGGGTCCGGGGCTCCTGGGGCACCTTCGTCGGCCCGGCCTTCGACGTCGCCGGGATGCTGGTCTGGGGATTCACCGCCGCCATCGTCGACGCCCTGCTGGACCTGGGCGGCTGGACGGTGCCGTGGGAGTTCCCTCACACCCGGACCATCGACCTGAGCCGTCGATGA
- the nth gene encoding endonuclease III, translated as MSVPAPAPAVRVRAPKPPATPLARTRRARRLNAELTVGYPGAHCELDFTTPLELAVATILSAQCTDARVNQVTPAVFARYPDAAAYAAADRAELEALIMPTGFFRNKAASLIGLGQAVLERFDGELPGTLAELVTLPGFGRKTANVVLGNAFGVPGITVDTHFGRLVRRWGLTTEEDPVKVEHAVGAMIPPAEWTMFSHRVIFHGRRVCAAKKPACGACFLAPLCPSYGTGPTDPEVAAKLVVGPEREHLLALAGLGGEPTPAPAAARA; from the coding sequence GTGTCCGTTCCCGCACCCGCCCCGGCCGTCCGGGTCCGGGCCCCGAAGCCGCCGGCCACCCCGCTCGCGCGCACCCGCCGGGCCCGTCGGCTCAACGCCGAGCTGACCGTCGGCTACCCCGGGGCCCACTGTGAACTCGACTTCACCACCCCGTTGGAACTCGCCGTGGCGACGATCCTGAGCGCCCAGTGCACCGATGCGCGGGTCAACCAGGTGACGCCCGCGGTGTTCGCGCGGTATCCCGACGCCGCGGCCTACGCCGCCGCCGACCGCGCCGAGCTCGAGGCGCTGATCATGCCGACGGGGTTCTTCCGCAACAAGGCGGCGTCGCTGATCGGACTCGGGCAGGCGGTGCTCGAGCGGTTCGACGGCGAGCTGCCCGGCACCCTGGCGGAGCTGGTCACGCTGCCCGGTTTCGGCCGCAAGACCGCCAACGTCGTCCTCGGCAACGCCTTCGGCGTTCCCGGCATCACCGTGGACACCCATTTCGGCCGGCTCGTCCGGCGGTGGGGACTGACCACGGAGGAGGATCCGGTCAAGGTCGAGCACGCCGTCGGCGCGATGATCCCGCCCGCCGAGTGGACGATGTTCTCGCACCGGGTGATCTTCCACGGACGTCGGGTGTGCGCGGCCAAGAAGCCGGCCTGCGGAGCGTGCTTCCTGGCTCCGCTGTGCCCGTCGTACGGCACCGGGCCGACCGACCCGGAGGTCGCCGCGAAGCTCGTCGTGGGTCCCGAACGCGAGCACCTGCTGGCCCTCGCCGGACTTGGCGGGGAACCCACTCCGGCGCCCGCGGCGGCGCGGGCGTGA
- a CDS encoding Crp/Fnr family transcriptional regulator: MALGSQLETVEYPRGSAIFSEGELGDRLYVILSGKVKLGRHSADGRENLLAVMGPSDMFGELSVFDPGPRTSSATAVTDVTLATMERNSMLQWIRLRPEIAEQLLRVLARRLRRTNNSLADLIFTDVPGRVAKALLQLARQFGSQEGNTTRVTHDLTQEELAQLVGASRETVNKALADFGQRGWLRLEGKSVIILDADRLARRSR, translated from the coding sequence ATGGCGTTGGGTTCCCAACTGGAGACGGTCGAGTACCCCAGGGGTAGCGCGATCTTCTCCGAGGGCGAACTCGGGGACCGCCTCTACGTCATCCTGTCCGGGAAGGTGAAGCTCGGTCGGCACTCCGCCGACGGACGCGAGAACCTGCTGGCCGTGATGGGCCCGTCGGACATGTTCGGCGAGCTGAGCGTCTTCGACCCGGGCCCGCGCACCTCGTCGGCCACCGCGGTCACCGACGTGACGCTGGCGACGATGGAGCGCAACTCCATGCTGCAGTGGATCCGGCTGCGCCCCGAGATCGCCGAGCAGTTGCTGCGGGTGCTCGCCCGCAGGCTGCGCCGGACGAACAACTCGCTCGCCGACCTGATCTTCACCGACGTCCCCGGCCGGGTGGCCAAGGCGCTGCTGCAGCTGGCCCGCCAGTTCGGGTCGCAGGAGGGCAACACCACCCGCGTCACGCACGACCTGACGCAGGAGGAGCTCGCCCAGTTGGTCGGAGCCTCCCGCGAGACGGTCAACAAGGCACTCGCCGACTTCGGTCAGCGTGGCTGGCTGCGCCTCGAGGGCAAGAGCGTGATCATCCTGGACGCCGACCGGCTGGCCCGTCGCTCCCGCTGA
- a CDS encoding putative RNA methyltransferase, whose product MIDPVLPALACPHCDGPLTRTDGTLGCPQGHRFDLARQGYVSLLGRRSRTDTGDSAEMVTARDAFLAAGHYRPTADAVTALCPADAQVLLEVGAGTGWYLAAVLAARPGAVGIALDASVRAARRAASASPAIGSVVADAWSRLPVADGAVDVALSIFAPRDAAELSRVLRPDGRLIVVTPAPAHLAELIGPLGMLTVDAGKDAKLAASLAGEFVADGSTDVRSPLRLDRDDLRRLVLMGPSARHVDRESLDRTLAAGPDVTVATLAVTVSRWRRR is encoded by the coding sequence GTGATCGACCCCGTCCTGCCCGCTCTGGCCTGCCCGCACTGCGACGGCCCGCTGACCCGCACCGACGGCACTCTCGGCTGCCCGCAGGGTCACCGCTTCGACCTCGCCCGGCAGGGCTACGTGTCGCTGCTCGGCCGTCGGTCGCGCACCGACACCGGCGACAGCGCCGAGATGGTCACCGCCCGGGACGCGTTCCTCGCCGCCGGGCACTACCGGCCGACCGCCGACGCGGTGACCGCGCTCTGCCCGGCGGACGCACAGGTGCTGCTGGAGGTCGGGGCGGGCACCGGCTGGTACCTCGCCGCGGTGCTCGCGGCGCGGCCGGGAGCCGTCGGGATCGCCCTGGACGCCTCGGTGCGCGCGGCACGGCGGGCGGCGTCGGCGTCACCGGCGATCGGGTCCGTCGTCGCCGACGCCTGGTCGCGGCTGCCGGTCGCCGACGGGGCCGTCGACGTCGCCCTCAGCATCTTCGCGCCGCGGGACGCCGCCGAGCTGTCCCGGGTGCTGCGGCCGGACGGGCGGCTGATCGTGGTAACCCCAGCGCCCGCGCACCTGGCCGAGCTGATCGGTCCGCTCGGGATGCTCACGGTGGACGCCGGCAAGGACGCGAAACTCGCCGCGTCGCTGGCCGGGGAGTTCGTCGCCGACGGGAGCACCGACGTCCGGTCGCCGCTACGGCTGGACCGGGACGATCTGCGGCGGCTGGTGCTGATGGGGCCGTCGGCGCGACACGTCGACCGGGAGTCGCTGGACCGGACACTGGCCGCCGGACCCGACGTCACCGTCGCGACGCTGGCGGTGACGGTCAGCCGCTGGCGCCGTCGCTGA
- a CDS encoding MBL fold metallo-hydrolase, with amino-acid sequence MNDASGVRPRTALTGSRLAPNAGPMTLDGTNSYVLSGPGSASVIVVDPGPLDETHLADLAARPVELVLITHHHLDHTAASERFAALTGAPVRALDPAFCVGGASLTDGEVIEAAGVHVQVLATPGHTADSVCFLLRDDVAPDGRPTGSVLTGDTILGRGTTILAHPDGRLGDYLASLERLAALGPATVLPAHGPVLPDLAAVVGRYREHRLARLAAVEAAVAAVGDDVVAVTDAVYTDIDDSVRPAAERSVAAQLEYLRSR; translated from the coding sequence GTGAACGACGCCTCCGGGGTGCGGCCCCGTACCGCGCTGACCGGCTCCCGGTTGGCTCCCAACGCCGGTCCCATGACCCTGGACGGCACCAACTCCTACGTGCTGTCCGGCCCCGGATCCGCGTCCGTGATCGTCGTCGACCCGGGTCCGCTGGACGAGACACACCTCGCCGACCTCGCCGCCCGGCCCGTCGAGCTCGTGCTCATCACCCACCACCACCTCGACCACACCGCGGCGAGCGAGCGGTTCGCCGCCCTCACCGGGGCGCCGGTGCGGGCGCTGGACCCCGCCTTCTGCGTCGGTGGTGCGTCGCTGACCGACGGCGAGGTCATCGAGGCGGCCGGCGTGCACGTGCAGGTGCTGGCCACCCCCGGCCACACCGCCGACTCGGTCTGTTTCCTGCTCCGTGACGACGTCGCGCCCGACGGCCGGCCCACCGGGTCGGTGCTCACCGGCGACACCATCCTGGGCCGCGGGACGACGATCCTCGCCCATCCGGACGGTCGGCTCGGCGACTACCTGGCGTCGTTGGAGCGGCTCGCCGCGTTGGGGCCGGCGACGGTGCTACCCGCACACGGCCCGGTGCTGCCCGACCTCGCAGCCGTCGTGGGGCGGTACCGCGAACACCGGCTGGCCCGGTTGGCCGCGGTCGAGGCGGCGGTGGCCGCGGTCGGCGACGACGTGGTCGCGGTGACCGACGCGGTCTACACCGACATCGACGACAGCGTCCGGCCAGCCGCCGAGAGGTCGGTCGCCGCGCAGCTGGAGTACCTGCGGTCCCGGTGA
- a CDS encoding MBL fold metallo-hydrolase: MRTPVEVADGVHVATSVLDMTTSTVLVHGDEALLVDPSWTPDELAGLADWLDHRGLTVVGGFATHAHHDHVLWHPRFGHAPRWASAVTARRAAESRQHLVSALGDWPADLTPLVGRLTAAEGLPWPEPVEPVVHDAHTPGHTALWLPGPRVLIAGDMLSDVEPPLPEETGPSEYVEGLETLRPYAERAALVIPGHGHPGTDVVARWRRDLAEVSGPR; encoded by the coding sequence ATGCGCACACCCGTCGAGGTCGCCGACGGTGTCCACGTCGCCACCTCGGTGCTGGACATGACCACCAGCACGGTGCTGGTGCACGGGGACGAGGCGCTGCTCGTCGACCCGTCGTGGACGCCGGACGAGCTGGCCGGGCTGGCCGACTGGCTGGATCACCGCGGTCTGACGGTGGTCGGCGGGTTCGCCACCCACGCCCACCACGACCATGTGCTCTGGCATCCCCGGTTCGGGCACGCTCCCCGGTGGGCGTCGGCGGTGACCGCCCGGCGCGCCGCCGAGAGCCGACAGCATCTGGTCAGTGCGCTGGGCGACTGGCCCGCCGACCTCACACCGCTGGTCGGGCGGCTCACCGCCGCCGAGGGTCTGCCCTGGCCGGAGCCGGTCGAACCGGTGGTGCACGACGCGCACACCCCCGGCCACACCGCGCTCTGGCTGCCCGGACCGCGGGTGCTCATCGCCGGCGACATGCTCAGCGACGTCGAGCCGCCGCTACCGGAGGAGACCGGACCGTCCGAGTACGTCGAGGGTTTGGAGACGCTGCGCCCCTACGCCGAGCGGGCGGCACTCGTGATCCCCGGGCACGGACACCCGGGGACCGACGTCGTCGCCCGGTGGCGACGCGACCTTGCCGAGGTCAGCGGACCTCGATGA
- a CDS encoding RidA family protein yields the protein MTASAKLAELGIVLPALPAAAGSYLPWSRTGNLVYTAGQLPFVDGALPATGKVGAEVDPADANRLARQCALNVLAAAHDAVGIDNVVRIIKVVGFVASAPGFNGQPGVINGASDLFAEVLGEDGRHARSAVGVSELPLNSPVEVEAVIEVR from the coding sequence GTGACCGCGTCGGCGAAGTTGGCCGAGCTGGGTATCGTGCTGCCCGCGCTGCCCGCGGCCGCCGGCTCGTACCTGCCCTGGTCGCGTACCGGCAACCTGGTCTACACCGCGGGTCAACTGCCGTTCGTGGACGGTGCGCTGCCGGCCACCGGCAAGGTCGGCGCCGAGGTCGACCCGGCCGACGCCAACCGGCTGGCCCGGCAGTGCGCGCTCAACGTGCTGGCCGCCGCGCACGACGCGGTCGGCATCGACAACGTCGTCCGGATCATCAAGGTCGTCGGCTTCGTGGCGTCGGCCCCGGGCTTCAACGGTCAACCGGGTGTCATCAACGGCGCGTCGGACCTGTTCGCCGAGGTGCTCGGCGAGGACGGCCGGCACGCCCGCTCCGCCGTCGGTGTGTCCGAGCTGCCGCTGAACTCGCCCGTCGAGGTGGAGGCGGTCATCGAGGTCCGCTGA
- a CDS encoding DUF4177 domain-containing protein, with amino-acid sequence MTQPTPARRSWEYATIPLISHVTKQILDTWGEDGWELVSVIPGPNPEQLVAYLKREKL; translated from the coding sequence ATGACACAGCCCACCCCCGCCCGTCGTAGCTGGGAATACGCCACCATCCCGCTGATCAGTCACGTCACCAAGCAGATCCTGGACACCTGGGGGGAGGACGGCTGGGAGCTCGTCTCGGTCATCCCCGGCCCGAACCCGGAGCAGCTGGTCGCCTACCTGAAGCGCGAGAAGCTGTGA